A section of the bacterium genome encodes:
- a CDS encoding ceramidase domain-containing protein: MSLLKHYLAPAAGLLIVICLAIYWSQQDYAWTGWRPASCMPASCFCEAIQPGAIAQPANTWSGLSFTLVGLFVLGLCRQDQVADTKRRCPNLMTRQCSYAVIYGLTLILIGLGTAFYHASLTLAGQFADLMGMYLFATFILLYNLARARPIRKRVFVAAYVISNLVLAGLLLEAPFLRRWIFGGLILAALWLEWRRSTPVHADARLLYAALLSLLAGFAAWLVDYTKILCAPTSWLQGHALWHVLGAASGVWLFFYYRSEERADMPLL, from the coding sequence ATGTCTCTTCTCAAACACTATCTGGCGCCGGCAGCAGGGCTGCTGATTGTCATCTGCCTTGCGATTTATTGGAGCCAACAAGACTATGCCTGGACCGGATGGCGGCCGGCGAGTTGCATGCCGGCCTCGTGTTTCTGTGAAGCCATCCAGCCCGGCGCGATCGCCCAACCCGCCAACACCTGGTCCGGCTTGAGTTTCACACTGGTCGGACTGTTCGTGCTTGGGCTGTGCCGGCAGGATCAGGTAGCAGACACCAAGCGCCGATGCCCGAACCTGATGACGCGGCAGTGCAGCTATGCGGTGATCTACGGCCTCACGCTGATTCTGATCGGGCTTGGCACCGCGTTTTATCATGCCTCACTGACGTTGGCCGGCCAATTCGCCGATCTCATGGGAATGTATTTGTTCGCGACTTTCATCCTGCTTTACAATCTCGCGCGTGCCCGGCCGATACGCAAACGCGTGTTCGTGGCGGCCTACGTTATTTCGAACCTCGTGCTGGCCGGTCTGCTGCTCGAAGCACCGTTTCTGCGGCGGTGGATTTTCGGCGGTCTCATTCTCGCGGCGTTGTGGCTGGAATGGCGCCGGTCCACTCCGGTTCACGCTGATGCGCGCCTGCTGTATGCCGCGCTGCTCTCACTGCTCGCGGGCTTCGCGGCTTGGCTGGTTGATTACACCAAAATCCTGTGTGCGCCGACAAGCTGGCTGCAGGGCCACGCGCTTTGGCATGTGCTGGGCGCGGCGTCTGGCGTCTGGCTGTTTTTCTACTATCGGTCGGAGGAGAGAGCCGACATGCCGCTGCTTTGA